One window of Aspergillus oryzae RIB40 DNA, chromosome 3 genomic DNA carries:
- a CDS encoding uncharacterized protein (predicted protein), with product MSTITTTTTTTTTAAAAAASSSCHAKLYEIPTTDAACAMPMNSTYHTLMTNCCGAASVISYSDCDYYCLAQNQTIGNLAECLIKGSAAGQVWCNTNENATATGTASATASATGNEKLDPIGSNGVMTSSLATMDVLMLVLVAFGGIAQPVVSWKQYCLNLS from the exons ATGtccaccatcaccacaacaacaacaaccaccaccactgcagcagcagcagcagcatcatcgTCATGCCACGCAAAGCTCTACGAAATCCCAACCACAGATGCCGCATGCGCCATGCCCATGAACAGCACCTACCACACCCTAATGACGAACTGCTGCGGCGCCGCCAGCGTTATCTCCTACTCGGACTGCGACTACTACTGTCTCGCGCAGAACCAAACCATTGGCAACCTAGCGGAGTGTCTGATTAAGGGCTCTGCGGCGGGACAGGTGTGGTGTAATACAAATGAGAATGCAACGGCTACGGGAACTGCGAGTGCGACTGCAAGCGCAACGGGAAATGAAAAGCTTGACCCGATAGGATCGAATGGTGTGATGACTTCGAGTTTGGCTACCATGGATGTATTGATGCTGGTGCTTGTGGCGTTTGGTGGAATTGCGCAGCC GGTTGTCAGTTGGAAACAATACTGCCTAAACCTGTCCTAG